The following proteins come from a genomic window of Rutidosis leptorrhynchoides isolate AG116_Rl617_1_P2 chromosome 10, CSIRO_AGI_Rlap_v1, whole genome shotgun sequence:
- the LOC139870996 gene encoding uncharacterized protein: MAWVKWDTCLKPRKFGWLDIAPLAFKIVPYLQIGGGDLNMRMTHFGCLLLKIFTVRTGALAILFLPLPHDLPPLGRVSLRLYRLDTNKFATILDRARWEGGNFHATWCWSRDISGRLAGDITTLTNLLSSIVLCSSGREEGSWSWSKDDSFLVHKLTDILVRNSPDIAPVSIKSLRNKLVPLKVELFIWRTQHKRLPIRVELDKRGMDLGTVRCPVCDNGLESVEHSIILCTFASDIWNRVYDWWKLGPFTNLGINESFLGNGYNFTSDLGKQLWQATEWVTGYMIWKSRNAFTFTKIKSTCAMVFKDIQLKCFEWFSNRIKGTNIEWDVWLANPRVYDSLALSSRRSGIG, encoded by the exons ATggcatgggttaaatgggatactTGTCTTAAGCCTCGTAAATTTGGTTGGTTAGATATTGCCCCTCTTGCGTTTAAAATCGTGCCTTACTTGCAAATTGGTGGTGGCGATTTAAACATGAGAATGACTCACTTTGGGtgtctattattaaaaatatttacaGTGAGGACGGGGGCCTTAGCAATTCTTTTTCTCCCCCTTCCTCACGATCTTCCTCCACTTGGGCGGGTATCCTTAAg GCTTTATAGACTTGACACAAATAAATTTGCCACAATTCTTGACCGGGCGAGATGGGAGGGCGGGAACTTTCATGCCACGTGGTGTTGGTCCCGCGATATCTCGGGGAGATTGGCCGGGGACATCACCACACTTACTAATCTTTTATCTAGTATTGTCCTGTGTAGCTCAGGTAGAGAAGAAGGGTCATGGTCTTGGAGTAAGGATGACTCGTTTTTGGTTCACAAGCTTACGGATATTCTGGTCCGAAACAGCCCTGACATCGCACCCGTGAGCATAAAGTCGCTCCGCAACAAACTGGTCCCCCTCAAAGTTGAGTTGTTTATTTGGCGTACTCAACACAAAAGGTTACCTATAAGAGTTGAACTTGACAAGAGAGGTATGGACTTGGGTACGGTACGTTGTCCGGTTTGTGACAATGGTTTGGAATCAGTAGAGCACTCCATCATCTTATGCACGTTCGCTTCTGACATTTGGAATCGAGTCTATGATTGGTGGAAGCTCGGCCCTTTTACAAACTTGGGTATAAATGAATCTTTTCTTGGAAATGGATATAACTTCACCTCCGACTTGGGAAAACAGTTGTGGCAAGCTACGGAATGGGTTACGGGATACATGATTTGGAAAAGTAGGAACGCTTTCACTTTCACTAAGATAAAATCGACATGCGCAATGGTCTTCAAAGACATCCAACTTAAATGCTTCGAATGGTTCTCTAATAGGATCAAAGGTACCAATATTGAATGGGATGTCTGGCTTGCAAATCCACGAGTTTATGATTCACTAGCTTTATCGTCTAGGAGATCCGGGATAGGTTAA